One segment of Mycolicibacterium baixiangningiae DNA contains the following:
- a CDS encoding ATP-binding protein — MVDEPANACDIDELRGLFLFEGLTDEQLERLCGNGTVTTLPAGLLCREGAPATHFYVLLDGEILLSKRTGNRDIEMWTTSQRGAYCGAWSAFLPDDDVRYELNVNVTRPSRLLVIDAATLGAFLRTEFPMATHLLVGHSHGRLNAGRIIGPHERLVQLGQLTAGLTHELNNPAAAAVRAASALRSRIAETRQRRAEVGADTALLELHDRVAEVAAKPTDLTTVQKSHLEEALGGWLDAHGVTDAWDHAATFADAGIDIDWLERISASGCGETPAALDAAVRSLSATAETELLLTEIADATKRISVLVDQVKQYSQLDRAPFDVTDIHELLDSTLAMLSHRLGPGVTVVRDFDHGLPGVPCYAAELNQVWTNLINNALDAMPSGVLTLRTRRERDTVRVEVCDTGPGIPDDVLPRVFDPFFTTKPFGEGAGLGLDIAVRSVDRHGGRLWAESTPGDTRFITTLPLTVQPG, encoded by the coding sequence ATGGTCGACGAACCTGCGAACGCGTGCGACATCGACGAACTGCGTGGCCTGTTCCTCTTCGAAGGCCTCACCGACGAGCAACTCGAACGGCTGTGCGGCAACGGGACGGTGACGACCCTGCCCGCCGGACTGCTCTGCCGCGAAGGCGCGCCGGCGACGCACTTCTACGTCCTGCTCGACGGTGAGATCCTGCTGTCGAAGCGCACCGGCAACCGCGACATCGAGATGTGGACGACGTCGCAGCGGGGGGCGTACTGCGGCGCGTGGTCGGCGTTCCTCCCCGACGACGACGTCCGCTACGAGCTCAACGTCAACGTGACCCGGCCGTCACGGCTGCTGGTGATCGATGCCGCCACACTGGGCGCCTTCCTGCGCACCGAGTTCCCGATGGCAACCCACCTGCTGGTCGGACACTCCCACGGGCGACTGAACGCCGGCCGCATCATCGGCCCGCACGAGCGTCTTGTGCAGCTCGGGCAACTGACCGCCGGGCTCACCCACGAACTGAACAATCCGGCCGCGGCCGCCGTCCGCGCCGCCTCCGCGCTACGGTCCCGAATCGCCGAAACACGTCAGCGGCGCGCCGAAGTGGGCGCCGACACCGCGCTTCTCGAGTTGCACGACCGGGTGGCCGAGGTGGCCGCCAAGCCGACCGATCTGACCACGGTGCAAAAGTCCCACCTGGAAGAGGCGCTCGGGGGATGGCTCGACGCCCACGGGGTCACTGACGCGTGGGATCACGCCGCCACCTTCGCCGACGCCGGCATCGACATCGACTGGCTGGAGCGGATCTCGGCGTCCGGATGTGGCGAGACGCCGGCCGCGCTGGACGCAGCGGTCCGATCGCTGAGCGCCACCGCGGAGACCGAACTGCTGCTCACCGAGATCGCCGACGCGACGAAGCGCATCTCGGTGCTCGTCGACCAGGTCAAGCAGTACTCGCAACTGGACCGCGCCCCCTTCGACGTCACCGACATCCACGAATTGCTCGACAGCACGCTGGCGATGCTGTCGCACCGGCTCGGACCCGGTGTCACGGTCGTGCGCGACTTCGACCACGGTCTGCCCGGCGTGCCCTGTTACGCCGCCGAGCTCAACCAGGTGTGGACCAACCTCATCAACAACGCCCTCGACGCCATGCCGTCGGGAGTGCTCACGCTGCGCACCCGCCGCGAGCGGGACACCGTGCGCGTCGAGGTGTGCGACACCGGACCAGGCATCCCCGACGACGTGTTGCCGCGGGTGTTCGACCCCTTCTTCACCACCAAACCTTTCGGTGAGGGTGCGGGACTCGGCCTCGACATCGCGGTCCGCAGCGTCGACCGGCATGGCGGCAGACTGTGGGCCGAGTCGACCCCCGGGGACACCCGGTTCATCACGACGCTGCCGCTGACCGTCCAGCCCGGCTGA
- a CDS encoding patatin-like phospholipase family protein: MTKRALVLAGGGIAGIAWETGVLRGIADEAPDTARALLGAEILVGTSAGSTVAAQIGSGLGIEALYDRQLVTTSAEIDPGVSIETITGVFLAAMSDPDANVTKKTITEKLRRIGEIALSTPTVAEDVRRAVIEQRLPSHEWPDRDLRVTAIDTAKGELVTFDRSSGVSLVDAVAASCAVPGVWPPVTIGPRRFMDGGVGSTVNMGVAADCDAAVALVPSGRSSPSPFGSGAVAEVDGFAAPTFGIFADDEALAAFGPNPLDPACRVPSAEAGRAQGRRVAADVAGFFSGLQ, encoded by the coding sequence GTGACGAAGCGAGCGCTGGTGCTGGCCGGTGGGGGTATCGCGGGCATCGCGTGGGAGACCGGAGTGCTGCGCGGCATCGCCGACGAAGCGCCCGACACCGCGCGGGCACTGCTGGGCGCTGAGATCCTGGTGGGCACGTCGGCCGGGTCCACGGTGGCCGCGCAGATCGGCAGCGGTCTCGGCATCGAGGCGCTCTACGACCGGCAGCTGGTGACGACGTCGGCCGAGATCGACCCCGGGGTCAGCATCGAGACGATCACCGGTGTCTTCCTCGCCGCGATGAGTGATCCGGACGCGAATGTCACCAAGAAGACGATCACCGAGAAGTTGCGACGCATCGGGGAGATCGCACTGTCGACGCCGACCGTCGCCGAGGACGTGCGCCGCGCGGTGATCGAACAACGCCTGCCCAGCCATGAATGGCCCGACCGTGACCTGCGAGTGACGGCAATCGACACGGCCAAAGGCGAACTGGTCACCTTCGACCGGTCCTCGGGGGTCAGCCTGGTCGACGCCGTCGCCGCCAGCTGTGCCGTGCCGGGAGTGTGGCCGCCGGTGACGATCGGGCCGCGGCGATTCATGGACGGCGGTGTCGGCAGCACCGTCAACATGGGGGTCGCCGCGGACTGCGACGCCGCGGTGGCCCTCGTGCCGTCCGGCCGGTCGTCGCCGTCCCCGTTCGGTAGCGGGGCCGTCGCCGAGGTGGACGGATTCGCCGCCCCGACGTTCGGCATCTTCGCCGACGACGAGGCGCTCGCCGCGTTCGGCCCGAATCCGCTCGACCCGGCGTGCCGGGTACCGTCCGCGGAGGCCGGCAGGGCGCAGGGCCGACGGGTGGCCGCCGACGTCGCCGGCTTCTTCTCAGGGCTGCAGTAG
- a CDS encoding patatin-like phospholipase family protein, translating into MSKRVALVLGSGGARGYAHIGVIDELRSRGYEIVGISGSSMGALVGGLQAAGKLDEYAEWARSLTQRAVLRLLDPSIAAAGVLRAEKILDAVREVLGEVCIEDLPVPYTAVTTDLIAGRSVWLQRGPVDAAIRASIAIPGVITPHVLDGRLLADGGILDPLPMAPVAAVNADLTIAVSLGGSETGGTEPVDGDATSTADWMNRLLRSTSAMLDSKSARTVLDTPAVRSMLNRFGTTADGDGEVGEFGDQIESNSSADQLVDSAKEVTVPRLGSFEVMNRTIDIAQAALARHTLAAYPPDLLIEVPRSACRSLDFHRAAEVIELGRELAVQALDQFDQPAFTPLLQP; encoded by the coding sequence ATGAGCAAACGCGTCGCCCTGGTGCTCGGCAGTGGCGGTGCCCGCGGCTACGCGCACATCGGGGTCATCGACGAACTGCGGTCGCGGGGCTACGAGATCGTCGGCATCTCGGGCTCGTCGATGGGCGCGCTGGTGGGGGGCCTGCAGGCGGCGGGCAAGCTCGACGAGTACGCCGAGTGGGCCAGATCGCTGACCCAGCGCGCGGTACTGCGCCTGCTGGATCCCTCGATCGCCGCGGCCGGGGTGTTGCGGGCGGAGAAGATCCTCGACGCCGTGCGTGAGGTCCTCGGCGAGGTCTGCATCGAAGACCTGCCGGTGCCGTACACAGCCGTCACGACGGATCTGATCGCCGGCCGGTCGGTGTGGCTGCAGCGCGGTCCGGTGGACGCGGCGATTCGCGCGTCGATCGCGATCCCCGGCGTCATCACCCCGCATGTGCTCGACGGCCGGTTACTCGCCGACGGCGGGATCCTCGACCCGTTGCCGATGGCGCCGGTCGCCGCAGTGAATGCCGACCTCACGATCGCGGTGAGCCTGGGCGGCAGCGAGACCGGCGGCACCGAGCCCGTCGACGGTGACGCGACCTCGACGGCCGACTGGATGAACCGGTTGCTGCGCAGCACATCTGCGATGCTGGATTCGAAGTCGGCGCGCACGGTGCTCGACACCCCGGCGGTGCGGTCCATGCTCAACCGCTTCGGCACCACCGCCGACGGGGACGGTGAGGTCGGTGAGTTCGGTGACCAGATCGAATCGAACAGCAGCGCCGACCAACTCGTCGACTCCGCCAAAGAGGTGACGGTGCCGAGGCTGGGCAGCTTCGAGGTGATGAACCGCACCATCGACATTGCGCAGGCGGCGCTGGCCCGCCACACGCTGGCGGCCTATCCGCCCGACCTGCTCATCGAGGTACCCCGATCCGCTTGTCGCAGTTTGGATTTCCACCGCGCGGCCGAGGTCATCGAGTTAGGCAGGGAGTTGGCCGTCCAGGCGCTCGACCAGTTCGACCAGCCGGCGTTCACCCCGCTACTGCAGCCCTGA
- a CDS encoding lipoprotein LpqV, with translation MRRRLPRFSAAVAVTGVLALTGCSDGGGEGAQPSSTQTSPQATASTTTTAARTAAPGEVGTSPGGVTTAVGAPAESTEEEYFQACDAAKTWMNERGGDLKAQVEPYLAEIQKSDAAGPGTFGTPWSQLQPARQAAVIVAVEAAADGLCG, from the coding sequence ATGCGCAGACGCCTTCCCCGCTTCTCCGCGGCCGTCGCCGTCACCGGTGTCCTGGCCCTGACCGGTTGCTCCGACGGCGGTGGCGAGGGTGCGCAACCCTCGTCGACCCAGACGTCGCCGCAGGCCACAGCGTCGACGACGACCACGGCAGCCCGCACGGCGGCGCCCGGTGAGGTGGGCACCTCCCCTGGCGGGGTGACGACGGCGGTGGGCGCCCCGGCCGAGTCCACCGAAGAGGAGTACTTCCAGGCCTGCGACGCGGCCAAGACGTGGATGAACGAGCGTGGCGGCGACCTCAAAGCGCAGGTGGAACCCTATCTCGCGGAGATCCAGAAGTCCGATGCGGCGGGCCCGGGCACCTTCGGGACGCCGTGGTCCCAGCTGCAGCCGGCGCGTCAGGCGGCGGTCATCGTCGCCGTCGAGGCGGCCGCAGACGGACTGTGCGGATGA
- a CDS encoding cysteine dioxygenase encodes MSVHTLSSPVSAVPAVSAPTRLRLPDLLHATDRGADAVLSGRFDHLLPRGGVPGDDRWYTRLHGDDELDIWLISWVPDRSTELHDHGGSLGALTVVSGSLAETRWDGDGLRRRELAAGDQAAFPLGWVHDVVWAPDAALGSTLTGPTLSVHAYSPPLTAMSYYEVTERQTLRRSRTELTDTPEG; translated from the coding sequence ATGTCTGTCCACACCCTCTCGTCGCCCGTTTCTGCCGTTCCCGCGGTCTCCGCGCCCACCCGGCTTCGTCTCCCCGACCTCCTGCACGCCACCGACCGCGGTGCCGACGCCGTACTCAGCGGACGCTTCGACCACCTACTGCCCCGCGGCGGCGTGCCCGGCGACGACCGTTGGTACACGAGGCTGCACGGCGACGACGAACTCGACATCTGGCTGATCAGCTGGGTGCCCGACCGGTCGACCGAACTGCACGACCACGGCGGGTCCCTCGGCGCGCTCACCGTCGTGTCCGGCTCGCTCGCCGAAACCCGTTGGGACGGGGACGGTTTGCGACGGCGCGAGCTCGCGGCGGGGGATCAGGCCGCGTTCCCGCTCGGCTGGGTGCACGATGTGGTGTGGGCGCCGGATGCTGCGCTTGGTTCGACGCTGACCGGACCGACCCTGAGCGTGCACGCCTACTCGCCGCCGCTGACCGCGATGTCCTACTACGAGGTCACCGAGCGGCAGACGTTGCGCCGCAGCCGCACCGAACTCACCGACACACCGGAGGGATGA
- a CDS encoding rhodanese-like domain-containing protein has translation MPAAAVPGALARGALLVDIRPQAQRAAEGGVPAAMVIERNVLEWRCDPTSDARLPEAVDDDVEWVVLCSEGYTSSLAAASLLDLGLHRATDVVGGYRALKAEGVLL, from the coding sequence ATGCCCGCGGCCGCGGTGCCCGGCGCGCTCGCGCGTGGCGCGCTGCTCGTCGACATCCGCCCGCAGGCGCAGCGTGCTGCCGAAGGCGGGGTGCCTGCCGCGATGGTGATCGAACGCAACGTGCTCGAGTGGCGATGCGACCCGACCAGCGACGCCCGGCTGCCCGAGGCCGTCGACGACGACGTCGAGTGGGTGGTGCTGTGCTCGGAGGGCTACACGTCCAGCCTCGCCGCCGCGTCGCTGCTCGACCTCGGCCTGCACCGCGCCACCGACGTCGTCGGCGGCTACCGCGCGCTGAAGGCCGAAGGCGTTCTGCTCTAA